One genomic window of Gossypium hirsutum isolate 1008001.06 chromosome D11, Gossypium_hirsutum_v2.1, whole genome shotgun sequence includes the following:
- the LOC107912004 gene encoding NEDD8-conjugating enzyme Ubc12: MIRLFKVKEKQRELAENANGGSPIKKQSAGELRLHKDISELNLPKSCSISFPNGKEDLMNFEVSIRPDEGYYFGGTFLFSFQVSPIYPHEAPKVKCKTKVYHPNIDLEGNVCLNILREDWKPVLNINTVIYGLYHLFTEPNYEDPLNHDAAAVLRDNPKMFESNVKRAMYGGYVGQTYFPRCM, encoded by the exons ATGATACGGCTGTTCAAAGTAAAGGAAAAGCAGAGAGAACTTGCTGAAAACGCAAATGGCGGATCACCTATCAAAAAGCAATCTGCAGGGGAGTTGCGTTTACACAAAG ACATTTCTGAGCTGAACCTGCCTAAATCATGTTCCATATCATTTCCAAATGGAAAGGAAGACCTGATGAATTTCGAGGTTTCAATTCGACCTGATGAAGGATATTATTT CGGTGGCACATTTTTGTTCTCCTTCCAAGTTTCTCCCATCTATCCGCACGAGGCACCAAAAGTTAAATGCAAGACCAAG GTCTACCATCCAAATATTGACTTGGAAGGAAATGTTTGCTTAAACATCTTGCGTGAAGACTGGAAACCAGTGCTAAATATAAACACTGTAATCTACGGATTATACCATCTTTTCACG GAGCCAAATTATGAGGATCCCCTCAATCATGATGCTGCTGCAGTGTTGAGGGATAATCCAAAGATGTTTGAATCAAATGTGAAAAGGGCTATGTATGGTGGGTATGTGGGGCAAACCTATTTCCCGCGGTGTATGTAG
- the LOC107911243 gene encoding homeobox-leucine zipper protein ATHB-40 — MNKLEDQMALISQIYLGGYPQVAPQQAESKPRRRRNKNKGGENNLSMTKKRKLSQEQVDLLEHHFGNEHKLESERKDRLASELGLDPRQVAVWFQNRRARWKNKKLEEGFSKLKSDHDEVVLEKCRLESEVTKLKEKLCEAKKEIQRLGERVDRGSSNSPSSSLTMEAMDTPFLGEFGLEGYDNVFYIAENSYNNIPGMEWMNMYM; from the exons ATGAATAAACTTGAAGATCAAATGGCTCTTATCTCCCAAATATATCTTGGTGGATACCCTCAAGTTGCACCACAACAAG CGGAATCAAAGCCTCGACGGCGGCGGAATAAGAACAAAGGAGGAGAAAACAACCTTTCAATGACTAAAAAAAGGAAGCTCAGCCAAGAACAAGTTGATCTTCTTGAACATCATTTTGGCAATGAACATAAACTTGAGTCTGAAAGGAAAGACAGGCTTGCTTCCGAACTGGGACTGGATCCTCGTCAGGTTGCTGTTTGGTTCCAAAACAGACGAGCTCGTTGGAAGAACAAGAAGCTCGAGGAAGGGTTTAGCAAGTTGAAGTCTGACCATGACGAAGTTGTTCTTGAGAAATGTCGCCTTGAATCCGAG GTTACGAAGCTTAAAGAGAAACTTTGTGAAGCAAAGAAGGAAATCCAACGGCTAGGGGAGCGAGTAGATAGGGGTTCGAGTAATAGCCCAAGCTCATCTCTGACAATGGAAGCCATGGATACACCTTTTTTAGGTGAATTTGGATTAGAAGGATATGATAATGTTTTCTACATAGCAGAGAATAGTTACAATAATATCCCTGGCATGGAGTGGATGAATATGTATATGTAA